One Peptostreptococcus equinus genomic window carries:
- a CDS encoding DUF3310 domain-containing protein, translating to MLMIEEVNMDDRNSTRVNGQTPTRYAGKGKHNIETIEAMEYVCSKFDSKQAVSISQIVKYLSRYNDKDGYRDLDAAVDYIKRLTGEWK from the coding sequence ATGCTAATGATTGAAGAAGTAAATATGGATGATAGAAATTCTACTAGGGTTAATGGACAGACACCTACGAGATACGCTGGAAAAGGTAAGCATAATATTGAGACTATAGAAGCAATGGAATATGTTTGTTCTAAATTTGATAGTAAACAGGCTGTTTCAATTTCTCAAATTGTAAAATACCTTAGTAGGTATAACGATAAAGATGGTTACAGGGATTTAGATGCAGCAGTCGACTATATAAAAAGATTGACAGGAGAATGGAAGTAA
- a CDS encoding major capsid protein — MKFDEKSFNGEAWAKYMQAFPNARLNKLVSSGAIVSADKRLQSVFKDNTQTGTVYAKIPYFGRIGGQALNYDGVTDLKGNRTKTLEQGVFTLGRMNSWIEADFSYDITGGEDFDANIRSQIQDYWNDVDQDVILSVLKGIFSMSDSNYKGANKNFVAKHTLDISSSGAPVATDENMLVGATTLNKAIQQAGGDNKNSFTLVFMHSAVATNLENLRLLEHLKYTDENGVTRDLTLATWNGRLVVIDDNMPVESKKIGAESAAVDVYTSYVLGNGAISLTDVGAKVPFEMFRDPHTKGGETELISRVRKAIAVAGISYLKKSQATNSPTNAELENGSNWELINDGTEAINDKFVPLARIISRG, encoded by the coding sequence ATGAAGTTTGATGAAAAATCATTTAATGGCGAAGCATGGGCCAAATACATGCAGGCATTTCCTAATGCTAGATTAAATAAATTAGTAAGCTCAGGTGCAATAGTATCAGCAGATAAGAGATTACAGTCTGTATTTAAAGATAATACACAGACTGGTACTGTGTATGCTAAGATTCCATATTTTGGAAGAATAGGTGGACAGGCTCTTAACTATGATGGAGTTACTGATTTAAAAGGAAATAGAACAAAAACATTAGAGCAGGGTGTATTTACTTTAGGAAGAATGAACTCTTGGATAGAAGCAGATTTCTCATATGATATAACTGGCGGTGAAGATTTTGACGCTAATATAAGAAGTCAGATACAGGATTATTGGAATGATGTAGACCAGGATGTTATTTTATCAGTGCTAAAAGGCATATTCTCTATGTCTGATAGCAATTATAAAGGTGCTAATAAGAACTTTGTTGCTAAACATACACTTGATATATCATCTTCAGGTGCACCAGTTGCTACAGATGAAAATATGCTAGTTGGAGCTACAACTCTAAACAAGGCGATTCAGCAGGCAGGTGGTGATAATAAAAACTCATTCACATTAGTATTCATGCATTCAGCGGTTGCCACTAACTTAGAAAATCTAAGATTACTTGAACACTTAAAGTATACTGATGAAAATGGCGTAACTAGAGATTTAACACTAGCTACTTGGAATGGTAGATTGGTAGTTATAGATGATAATATGCCAGTTGAATCTAAGAAAATAGGAGCAGAGAGTGCAGCAGTTGATGTATATACATCTTACGTATTAGGTAATGGCGCTATATCATTAACAGATGTAGGAGCAAAGGTGCCATTTGAAATGTTTAGAGACCCACACACTAAGGGTGGTGAAACTGAATTAATTTCTAGAGTAAGAAAAGCAATAGCAGTAGCTGGTATATCTTACTTAAAGAAATCTCAGGCAACTAACTCACCTACTAATGCTGAACTAGAAAATGGATCTAACTGGGAATTAATTAATGATGGTACTGAAGCTATCAACGATAAGTTTGTACCACTTGCGAGAATAATTTCAAGAGGATAG
- a CDS encoding phage tail sheath subtilisin-like domain-containing protein — protein MALGGGQYTTTDKSLAGAYINSVSAARTLDLTGENGIVAIALEHNFGNQGELFKVRTSEFRENSLTIFGYSLFDEKLKGIRELIENSKMVYFYILNKTTKAENAYAIANKGGTRGNDITIKVQTNIDDPKKKDVITMLDYIVIDKQTVTTAKDLYPNILVTFKPDSLLELTAGTKLASGEDGTATNENHQDFLNKLETKSFNVLACMSTTKELQKLYITYTKRMRNEIGLKFATVVCEASDIGGDITMYDFEGVVVVKNKVKGEKVKGNELVPFTAAIYANAELGRSNLNRLYTGEYDVVTEFTQFQLNEFRKQGRFVYHQVGDSVRVLEDVNGLITTTDTKGSEFKDNQVIRVLDALAMADAKVFNEMYLGKVNIDKPGIESLQNKIVEIREAFLAKNALKAYDKKGIKVEEVQIEGVRGAVKVDSVITPAECFRQLYLTNYVQI, from the coding sequence ATGGCACTAGGTGGTGGACAATACACTACAACTGATAAGTCTTTAGCAGGTGCTTATATTAATTCAGTAAGCGCTGCAAGGACACTTGATTTAACAGGAGAAAATGGGATAGTGGCAATAGCACTTGAACATAATTTCGGAAATCAAGGAGAATTATTTAAGGTTAGAACGTCAGAATTTAGAGAAAACTCATTAACTATATTTGGTTATAGTTTATTTGATGAAAAATTAAAAGGAATTAGAGAACTAATAGAAAACTCTAAGATGGTATATTTTTACATTCTAAACAAGACTACTAAGGCTGAAAATGCATATGCTATAGCTAATAAAGGCGGAACAAGAGGTAATGATATTACTATTAAGGTACAAACTAATATAGACGACCCAAAGAAAAAAGATGTTATTACAATGCTTGATTATATAGTGATTGATAAGCAGACAGTAACAACAGCAAAGGATCTATATCCTAATATACTTGTAACATTTAAACCGGATTCATTACTTGAATTAACAGCAGGAACAAAGCTTGCAAGCGGGGAAGATGGAACAGCTACAAATGAAAATCACCAAGACTTTTTAAACAAGCTTGAAACAAAGTCGTTCAATGTATTAGCTTGTATGTCTACAACTAAGGAATTGCAGAAACTATATATAACTTATACTAAGCGTATGAGAAACGAAATAGGGCTAAAGTTTGCTACAGTGGTATGTGAAGCTAGTGATATTGGTGGAGATATTACTATGTATGATTTTGAAGGCGTTGTTGTTGTTAAAAACAAAGTCAAGGGCGAAAAAGTAAAGGGCAATGAATTAGTTCCTTTTACAGCAGCTATTTATGCTAATGCAGAACTTGGAAGATCTAATTTAAATAGATTATATACAGGTGAATATGATGTGGTAACTGAATTTACTCAATTTCAGTTAAATGAATTTAGAAAACAAGGAAGATTTGTATATCATCAAGTGGGTGATTCTGTAAGAGTATTAGAAGATGTTAATGGTCTTATCACTACCACTGATACTAAGGGCAGTGAATTTAAAGACAATCAAGTAATAAGAGTTTTAGATGCCTTGGCCATGGCAGATGCCAAGGTATTTAATGAAATGTACTTAGGAAAGGTTAATATTGATAAGCCTGGAATTGAATCACTACAAAATAAAATAGTAGAAATAAGAGAAGCATTTTTAGCAAAGAATGCTTTAAAAGCATATGATAAAAAAGGTATAAAGGTTGAAGAAGTTCAAATAGAGGGAGTTAGAGGGGCTGTAAAGGTTGATTCAGTCATAACTCCAGCTGAGTGCTTTAGACAGCTATATCTTACTAATTATGTGCAAATATAG
- a CDS encoding type II toxin-antitoxin system HicB family antitoxin codes for MRKELKLAYPVLMKKTDDGYYVEIPDFDIATQGSNVAEAMEMARDAIGLMGIDYQDDKKDLPEPYSIKFNEDEFDIETLVDINLAEYRRKLENKSVKKNCTIPYWLNEKAEKEGINFSKLLQEAVAKALGVSLK; via the coding sequence ATGAGAAAAGAACTAAAATTAGCATATCCTGTTTTGATGAAAAAAACAGATGACGGGTATTATGTGGAAATACCTGACTTTGATATCGCAACACAAGGAAGTAATGTAGCAGAAGCTATGGAAATGGCTAGAGATGCCATAGGTTTGATGGGAATTGATTATCAAGATGATAAAAAAGATTTGCCTGAACCATATTCAATAAAATTTAATGAAGATGAATTTGATATTGAAACATTGGTAGATATCAATTTAGCTGAATACAGAAGAAAATTAGAGAATAAATCAGTTAAGAAAAATTGTACTATTCCGTATTGGTTAAATGAAAAAGCTGAGAAAGAGGGAATAAATTTTTCTAAATTGTTGCAAGAAGCTGTTGCAAAAGCATTGGGAGTTTCTTTAAAGTAG
- the terL gene encoding phage terminase large subunit: MDRDLIKLGAKIELAKRGFFFYCNLKAPDFYKKDRKFLVDLCNELQAFYEQSGYDVLIINEPPRHGKSRTAGCFVEWILGEHPEEKIMTGSYNETLSTVFSKNVRNTIQEEKADKNKVVYTDVFPDRAIKKGDGSMNLWSLEGGYNNYLATSPGGTATGFGASILIIDDLIKNAEEAYNESIKEKHWDWFVNTMLSRLEEGGKIIIIMTRWASDDLAGKALEELPELGYKVKHVNMKAMQDDGSMLCDEILSKESFLLKTKAMGEDIASANYQQEPIDLKGKLYELKTYEELPTFKHIYNYTDTADKGDDYLCSIDYGVSFDNEAYIIDVLYTKDDMEITEKAQAEMMHKDKVNKARIESNNGGGVYARNVERIMKVELNTNHTVFDAFHQSNNKQARILSNSSWVNQHIYVPTTWRNKWPEFAKDVIKYQREGKNKHDDCADAITGIAETLSKPPTYSFD; this comes from the coding sequence ATGGATAGGGATTTAATAAAGTTGGGTGCTAAGATAGAACTTGCAAAACGTGGGTTCTTTTTTTATTGTAATTTAAAAGCGCCTGATTTTTACAAAAAAGATAGAAAGTTCTTAGTTGATTTGTGTAATGAATTACAAGCGTTTTATGAACAAAGTGGTTATGATGTTTTAATTATAAATGAGCCACCTCGCCACGGGAAAAGTAGGACTGCTGGATGTTTTGTTGAATGGATTTTAGGTGAACATCCTGAAGAAAAAATAATGACTGGATCATACAATGAGACTCTATCAACTGTGTTTTCAAAGAATGTTAGAAATACAATTCAAGAAGAAAAAGCCGATAAGAATAAAGTTGTTTACACAGATGTTTTTCCAGATAGAGCAATAAAAAAAGGTGATGGATCTATGAACCTTTGGTCACTTGAAGGTGGATACAATAACTACTTGGCTACTTCCCCAGGAGGAACTGCAACAGGATTTGGTGCAAGTATTTTAATCATAGATGACTTAATAAAAAATGCTGAAGAAGCCTACAACGAATCAATAAAGGAAAAACACTGGGATTGGTTTGTTAATACTATGCTATCTAGACTTGAAGAGGGTGGCAAAATCATAATAATAATGACTAGGTGGGCTAGTGATGATTTGGCGGGCAAAGCATTAGAAGAATTGCCAGAGTTGGGTTATAAAGTGAAGCACGTAAATATGAAAGCTATGCAAGATGATGGATCAATGTTGTGTGATGAAATATTATCCAAGGAATCTTTTTTACTAAAGACAAAGGCTATGGGAGAGGACATTGCTTCAGCAAATTACCAGCAAGAGCCAATTGATCTTAAAGGTAAGTTATATGAGCTTAAAACTTATGAAGAATTACCAACGTTTAAGCATATATACAATTATACAGATACGGCTGATAAGGGCGACGATTATTTGTGTAGCATAGATTATGGCGTATCTTTTGATAATGAAGCTTATATCATTGATGTGTTGTACACAAAAGACGATATGGAAATTACAGAAAAAGCACAAGCCGAAATGATGCATAAAGATAAGGTAAATAAAGCGAGAATAGAATCAAATAATGGTGGCGGAGTATATGCTAGAAATGTTGAAAGAATAATGAAAGTCGAGCTAAATACTAATCACACAGTATTTGATGCATTTCATCAATCTAATAATAAACAGGCTAGAATACTTTCAAATTCATCATGGGTGAATCAGCATATATATGTGCCTACTACTTGGCGTAATAAATGGCCTGAATTTGCTAAAGATGTAATTAAGTATCAGCGTGAAGGTAAAAATAAGCATGATGACTGTGCAGACGCAATAACAGGTATTGCAGAGACATTATCCAAGCCACCAACATATTCATTTGATTAG
- a CDS encoding phage tail terminator family protein translates to MFDNIIDAISKKLKMVFWDEKFEIYSENREQGFEQPCFYINHIQSITKYELGNRRSKRHKFDVMYFNDDIGEDDLNRMGDTLSIVLELLEVGDKYVRAFDIEYKVDDGKLHCFLEYPVMVEFEEAQKPKMTGLEDNTNVDKMRILIDDMEVN, encoded by the coding sequence ATGTTTGATAATATAATTGATGCAATTTCTAAAAAACTAAAAATGGTATTTTGGGATGAAAAATTTGAAATCTACTCCGAGAATAGAGAACAGGGCTTTGAACAGCCCTGTTTTTATATTAATCATATACAATCAATCACTAAGTATGAATTAGGTAATCGAAGAAGTAAAAGACATAAGTTTGATGTAATGTACTTCAATGATGATATAGGTGAAGATGACCTTAATAGAATGGGGGATACATTATCAATTGTCCTAGAGCTTTTAGAGGTTGGAGATAAGTATGTAAGAGCATTTGATATTGAATATAAGGTAGACGATGGTAAGTTACATTGTTTTTTAGAATATCCAGTTATGGTTGAATTTGAAGAGGCACAAAAACCAAAAATGACAGGTTTGGAAGATAATACAAATGTTGATAAAATGCGAATCTTAATTGATGATATGGAGGTAAATTAG
- a CDS encoding RusA family crossover junction endodeoxyribonuclease: MIEFFMPIIPPTITHQEKQVNFKTNKFYEPPELKQTRSKLNDWLAKYKPSKKLVGALRLYVKWCYPLSGKHENGEYKTSKPDLDNAQKLLQDCMTNVGFWKDDSQVASLICEKFWADVPGIYIRVEEV, encoded by the coding sequence ATGATTGAATTTTTTATGCCGATAATACCGCCAACTATAACTCACCAAGAAAAACAGGTAAACTTTAAGACTAACAAATTTTATGAACCACCAGAGCTAAAACAAACGAGAAGTAAACTAAATGATTGGCTAGCTAAATATAAACCTTCAAAAAAGCTTGTAGGAGCTCTTAGGTTATATGTGAAATGGTGTTATCCGTTAAGTGGCAAACATGAGAATGGAGAGTACAAAACATCAAAACCAGATTTAGACAATGCACAAAAATTACTTCAGGATTGTATGACTAATGTTGGATTTTGGAAAGATGATAGTCAAGTAGCAAGCCTTATTTGCGAAAAGTTTTGGGCGGATGTGCCAGGTATTTATATTAGAGTTGAGGAGGTTTAA
- a CDS encoding minor capsid protein, with protein sequence MPKKKTKNQQYWEKRALELEAIKNKKVEKQLSELETINAEISRRMKRQINYWVSRFAKDNGLTYAAAQQKLTPAEIEEYRLDLQTYIKYASQLDDQVPEEWLLMVRNASTTYHLTRLEALKIALINEVNDFIYKENNAIFEFLEELYKDTYYRQTYEIAKGVDATVNLFHPNEYKVKLLIKKPWTDDGIEFSERLWGPHREKIVEELHKALEESLRKGDNATKMAEDIAEKFEVRKDHAEALLHTESARIDEEARYENLKDLEVEKYIIVATLDHKTSSICRKVDGKVFELSKKEVGVNYPPFHVRCRTTVAPYIDEEYGLGQRAARDKNGKTIYVPENMTYPEFHRKYIAGDKEYSNVEKAWKNRFSDKKQHEKYKNAGVEVPKSFEDYQKMKYNKSTDRDIKLRSVDYARRNKLKNNPKLRLPNVETATIDKNKFEKYLFGGDNEKGLTKGRLIEEKLGYNINNYKYFEKEILLRSRDYPATFKGENQHGKRYEQQIIFYNKNKEPVNLLVAWLENNGKTHMTTAYITEVK encoded by the coding sequence ATGCCGAAGAAGAAAACTAAGAATCAACAGTATTGGGAAAAAAGAGCATTAGAACTTGAAGCAATAAAGAATAAAAAAGTTGAAAAACAATTAAGTGAGCTTGAAACAATAAATGCTGAAATTTCTAGAAGAATGAAAAGGCAAATAAACTACTGGGTTAGTAGATTTGCTAAAGATAATGGTCTAACATATGCAGCAGCACAGCAGAAATTAACTCCAGCTGAGATTGAAGAATATAGACTTGATTTACAGACATATATCAAATATGCTAGCCAATTAGATGATCAGGTACCCGAAGAATGGTTACTGATGGTTAGAAATGCAAGTACAACTTATCATTTGACAAGGTTAGAAGCTCTTAAGATAGCCTTGATTAATGAAGTTAACGACTTTATCTATAAAGAGAATAATGCTATATTTGAATTTCTTGAGGAACTATATAAAGACACTTATTATAGGCAAACATATGAAATAGCAAAAGGTGTTGATGCTACTGTAAATTTGTTTCATCCTAATGAATATAAGGTTAAGTTACTAATCAAGAAACCTTGGACTGATGATGGTATAGAGTTTTCAGAAAGACTTTGGGGGCCTCATAGAGAAAAAATTGTAGAGGAACTACACAAGGCACTTGAAGAGTCACTTAGAAAAGGTGATAATGCTACTAAAATGGCTGAAGATATAGCAGAAAAGTTTGAGGTTAGAAAAGATCATGCTGAAGCTTTATTACATACAGAATCAGCACGTATTGATGAAGAGGCAAGATACGAAAACCTAAAGGATTTAGAGGTAGAAAAATATATTATTGTTGCCACACTGGACCATAAAACTTCAAGCATATGCAGAAAAGTGGACGGTAAGGTATTTGAGTTATCTAAGAAAGAAGTTGGAGTAAACTATCCCCCATTTCATGTAAGATGTAGAACAACAGTAGCGCCGTATATTGATGAAGAATATGGATTAGGGCAAAGAGCTGCAAGGGATAAAAATGGTAAAACTATTTATGTTCCTGAAAATATGACTTATCCAGAATTTCATAGAAAATATATTGCTGGAGATAAAGAGTATAGCAATGTAGAAAAAGCGTGGAAGAATAGATTCTCCGATAAAAAACAACACGAAAAGTATAAAAATGCAGGTGTTGAAGTACCTAAAAGCTTTGAAGATTATCAGAAAATGAAGTATAATAAAAGTACAGACAGAGATATTAAATTAAGATCAGTTGATTATGCAAGACGTAATAAACTTAAGAATAACCCAAAATTAAGATTGCCTAACGTTGAAACCGCCACAATAGATAAAAATAAGTTTGAGAAATATCTATTTGGTGGAGACAATGAAAAAGGGCTCACTAAAGGTAGATTGATTGAAGAAAAATTGGGATATAACATAAATAATTATAAATATTTTGAAAAAGAAATTCTTTTGAGGTCAAGAGATTACCCAGCTACATTTAAGGGTGAAAATCAACATGGAAAAAGATATGAACAGCAAATCATATTTTATAATAAAAATAAAGAGCCGGTAAATTTATTAGTGGCATGGCTTGAAAATAATGGTAAAACACATATGACTACAGCATATATTACGGAGGTGAAGTAG
- a CDS encoding YjcQ family protein, with protein sequence MDNLKIVYKILVGIEASMDSNIFDGTFLEALKISEERKNRILQSMIDDDLISGFKRINYAGGYGFKAMEPRLTIKGMEFLQENSTMQKIKNGLKDVKDITPFI encoded by the coding sequence ATGGATAATTTAAAAATTGTGTATAAAATACTAGTAGGTATTGAAGCTTCTATGGATAGTAATATTTTTGATGGCACTTTTTTAGAAGCACTAAAAATAAGTGAAGAAAGAAAAAACAGGATACTTCAGTCAATGATTGATGATGACCTTATTAGTGGTTTTAAAAGAATTAACTATGCCGGTGGATATGGTTTTAAGGCTATGGAACCTAGACTAACAATAAAAGGTATGGAATTTCTTCAAGAAAATTCAACAATGCAAAAAATTAAAAATGGTTTAAAAGATGTTAAGGATATTACACCATTTATATAA
- a CDS encoding phage scaffolding protein yields MEWLEEILKDVDGKEDIIKNIKKGIGENFVAKDDFNNKNNEVKDLKEQISERDKQLEDLKKVDPKKLQEEIDTLKEANATKQAEYDAKIHNLKVESALDKALISSGAKNTKAVKALLDIDVENAKFDEAGNLENISTMLDGIKTSDPYLFESKEPTKKGFTGVEPDGGNPNPGVKPDSEKSYEDFVKELESK; encoded by the coding sequence ATGGAATGGTTAGAAGAAATTTTAAAGGATGTTGATGGTAAAGAAGATATTATCAAAAACATTAAAAAAGGTATAGGAGAAAACTTTGTAGCCAAAGATGATTTTAACAACAAAAATAATGAAGTTAAAGATCTAAAAGAGCAAATATCTGAAAGAGATAAACAACTTGAAGATCTAAAGAAAGTTGATCCTAAAAAGCTACAAGAAGAGATTGACACTCTTAAGGAGGCTAATGCGACTAAACAGGCTGAATATGATGCTAAGATACATAATCTTAAAGTCGAATCGGCACTGGATAAAGCACTGATTAGTTCAGGAGCAAAAAATACTAAAGCTGTAAAAGCATTGTTAGATATTGATGTAGAAAATGCTAAGTTTGATGAAGCTGGTAATTTAGAAAATATATCTACTATGCTTGATGGAATTAAGACATCTGATCCATACCTTTTTGAAAGTAAGGAACCAACAAAAAAGGGTTTTACGGGGGTGGAGCCAGACGGTGGAAATCCAAATCCGGGTGTAAAGCCAGACTCAGAAAAATCATACGAAGATTTCGTAAAAGAATTAGAAAGTAAATAA
- a CDS encoding HK97 gp10 family phage protein, which yields MASIRGKADFSELKKFERQLKKMEKTENDKFLRDLCRELAAITLSKAIFLTPVVSGDLRRGWTGGVAIDAKDYIAKKNVRKTGNTYGITLKNDMFYASYVNYGHSQKVGRYVPAIEKRLVKPWVNGLFMADRAVMHAQARYPAIALRMLEKYMKEGFNV from the coding sequence ATGGCGAGCATTAGGGGTAAGGCAGATTTTTCTGAATTAAAGAAATTTGAAAGACAGCTAAAAAAAATGGAAAAGACAGAAAATGATAAGTTTCTAAGAGATTTATGTAGAGAATTGGCTGCAATTACGTTAAGTAAAGCAATATTTCTTACACCGGTTGTATCAGGCGATTTAAGACGTGGTTGGACTGGTGGTGTTGCTATTGATGCAAAAGACTATATCGCAAAAAAGAATGTAAGAAAGACTGGTAACACTTATGGTATTACACTTAAAAATGATATGTTCTATGCATCATATGTAAATTATGGGCATTCACAAAAAGTAGGTAGATATGTACCAGCTATAGAAAAAAGACTGGTAAAACCTTGGGTGAATGGATTATTTATGGCGGATAGAGCCGTTATGCATGCACAAGCTAGATATCCAGCTATTGCACTTAGAATGCTTGAAAAATATATGAAGGAGGGATTCAATGTTTGA
- a CDS encoding phBC6A51 family helix-turn-helix protein: MNKKIEKCAILMVSTDLTQKQIAEELNVSVQTIINWKKKDEFIEFKDDYQRKYLNNLAAKAIRTMDKLLTSDSDQVRYNAAKDILDRTGYKPTEKQNINMSGSLANPYEALTTEQLLKLAGDDDG, translated from the coding sequence GTGAATAAAAAAATTGAAAAATGTGCAATATTAATGGTTTCAACTGATTTAACTCAGAAACAAATTGCCGAAGAGTTAAATGTGTCTGTACAGACGATAATCAATTGGAAAAAGAAAGATGAATTCATTGAATTCAAAGATGACTATCAAAGAAAATATTTAAATAACCTAGCTGCTAAAGCTATTAGAACTATGGATAAGTTGCTTACATCAGACAGCGACCAGGTCAGATATAATGCAGCAAAGGATATATTGGATAGAACGGGATATAAGCCTACTGAAAAACAAAATATAAATATGAGTGGTAGCTTAGCCAATCCATATGAAGCTTTAACAACAGAACAGCTATTAAAACTAGCTGGTGATGATGATGGATAG
- a CDS encoding type II toxin-antitoxin system HicA family toxin, translating into MKHRDLIKLLESNGFYYKRAGGNHDIYTNGTISEPIPRHKEINEMLARKIIKKLGLK; encoded by the coding sequence ATGAAGCACAGAGATTTAATTAAACTTCTTGAAAGTAATGGATTTTATTACAAACGTGCAGGTGGGAATCATGATATATACACAAACGGGACAATATCAGAACCCATACCAAGGCATAAAGAAATAAATGAAATGCTAGCAAGGAAAATTATTAAGAAGTTAGGGCTTAAATAG
- a CDS encoding phage portal protein: MFNWLKRGVNKLNDLINKPEEKTSENMTYLEYLVNNFKTSKERENQIIGEEYYKGNHDILNRKKYMILKDGTKKELLNTPNNKRVDNQYAIAVDKKKNYMLGKAPTIKSDNEKFDNLIEPIFNHRFMKSLKNILKSSLNCGIAYVYIYIDSNSQIKFKLFKSYEIYPVWKDEEHNELNFVIRLYAIPEFIAGKEVINEYAEVYDKDKVTRYKVNGKSLLKLEELNYLVDSEGKAYNWNDRVPIVAFKYNDDEIPLINKIKSLQDAINEILSDYNNNMQQDARNTILVITNYDGANLEDFRENLATAGAVKVQSDGGVDTLSIEVNSDNYKSILDILKKALIENAKSFDAKDERLGGNPNQMNIQSMYSDIDLDSNDIEAEFKASFEQMTDFVKMFLEATTDYTATDKDKIDIIFNKDVLINESQVITDIQASTGLLSTRTLLENHPYIDDPAEEEKRLKQEQENNKPKKIEDNFSIGGDNNAEEEN; encoded by the coding sequence ATGTTTAATTGGTTAAAAAGGGGGGTGAACAAGCTGAATGATTTAATAAATAAACCTGAGGAAAAAACTTCAGAAAATATGACATATTTAGAATATCTGGTAAATAACTTTAAAACTTCTAAAGAAAGAGAAAATCAGATTATAGGCGAAGAGTACTACAAAGGTAATCATGATATTTTAAATCGTAAAAAATACATGATTTTAAAAGATGGCACAAAGAAAGAATTGTTGAATACTCCTAACAATAAGAGAGTGGATAACCAGTATGCTATTGCCGTTGATAAAAAGAAAAACTATATGCTAGGTAAAGCACCAACAATTAAATCAGATAATGAAAAGTTTGATAATTTGATTGAGCCTATATTTAATCATAGGTTTATGAAATCACTTAAGAACATATTAAAGAGTTCTCTAAACTGTGGAATCGCTTATGTGTATATTTATATTGATAGTAACTCACAAATAAAATTTAAGTTATTTAAATCATATGAAATATATCCAGTTTGGAAAGACGAGGAACACAACGAGCTGAATTTTGTTATTAGATTATATGCGATTCCAGAGTTCATTGCTGGTAAAGAGGTTATAAATGAATATGCTGAAGTATATGACAAAGATAAGGTTACAAGATATAAAGTTAATGGTAAATCATTACTTAAGCTTGAAGAGCTGAATTATTTGGTTGATTCAGAAGGCAAAGCATATAACTGGAATGATAGAGTGCCTATTGTAGCATTTAAATATAATGATGATGAAATACCACTAATCAATAAAATAAAGTCTCTACAGGATGCAATAAATGAAATATTATCTGATTACAACAACAATATGCAACAGGATGCTAGAAATACTATTCTTGTAATTACGAATTATGATGGTGCAAATTTAGAAGATTTTAGGGAGAATTTAGCAACTGCGGGAGCTGTAAAAGTTCAATCTGACGGTGGAGTTGACACATTAAGCATTGAGGTTAATTCAGATAATTATAAGTCGATATTAGATATACTTAAGAAAGCTTTGATAGAAAATGCCAAGTCATTTGATGCTAAAGATGAAAGACTTGGTGGCAATCCTAATCAGATGAATATACAATCAATGTATTCTGATATAGATCTTGATTCTAATGATATTGAAGCAGAATTTAAGGCATCATTTGAACAGATGACAGATTTTGTAAAGATGTTTTTGGAAGCTACAACAGACTACACAGCTACTGATAAAGATAAAATTGATATTATCTTTAATAAAGATGTTCTGATAAATGAATCACAGGTTATAACAGATATACAAGCAAGTACAGGACTGTTATCAACTAGGACATTACTTGAAAATCATCCATATATTGATGATCCAGCTGAAGAAGAGAAAAGATTGAAGCAGGAGCAAGAAAATAATAAGCCAAAGAAAATTGAAGATAATTTTTCTATAGGCGGTGATAATAATGCCGAAGAAGAAAACTAA